In the genome of Flexistipes sinusarabici DSM 4947, one region contains:
- a CDS encoding ATP-binding protein: MRDILNRVLENCELTFERLRLSLPDKKRPFYEKLNIDNTRGALVYGQRGVGKTTFLLDKIRNKNFLYFSADNPLISSLPLYDFVQEIFKKGYEGIVIDEIHHSNSWSLNVKALFDDYPDKYIWISDSSNLMLKKSVADLSRRFVQYRIPMLSFREYVYLVTGRLTEKIDIFNFQKSFLSDISELNILKLFNDYLNFGIRPIFFEGEYCSRLKNLIEKSLYSDIPFYVKSIQDSHLRLMNAIIGHLLISPVPTINVSGMCSEWGIGKEKLYDILYVMEHSELINIVRKKNKHNYSKGSKIFLSDPSCYHCFRGDIGNVREAFFVLSMKELYELYASDDEKECDYIVNNKKFEIGGRNKKRKNAEYIVSDDLDIPLGNRLPLWMAGFQY; this comes from the coding sequence GTGCGTGACATTCTCAATAGGGTGTTGGAAAATTGTGAACTGACCTTCGAGAGATTAAGGTTAAGTCTTCCTGACAAAAAACGACCATTCTATGAAAAGCTAAATATTGATAATACAAGGGGGGCTCTTGTTTACGGTCAACGGGGAGTGGGAAAAACTACATTTCTTCTTGATAAAATTCGGAACAAAAATTTCCTGTATTTCAGTGCGGATAATCCTCTGATTTCATCCCTCCCTCTGTACGATTTTGTGCAGGAAATATTTAAGAAAGGTTATGAAGGTATCGTTATTGATGAGATTCACCATTCAAACAGCTGGAGCTTGAATGTAAAAGCTCTCTTTGATGATTACCCTGATAAATATATATGGATCAGTGATAGCAGCAATCTTATGCTGAAAAAATCTGTCGCTGATTTATCCAGGAGATTTGTGCAGTACCGGATTCCCATGCTTTCGTTTCGTGAATATGTGTACTTAGTTACAGGTAGGTTAACAGAAAAAATTGATATTTTTAATTTTCAAAAATCATTTTTATCAGATATAAGCGAACTCAATATTTTAAAATTGTTTAATGATTATCTCAATTTTGGAATAAGACCTATTTTTTTTGAGGGTGAATACTGTTCCAGATTAAAAAATCTGATTGAAAAATCTCTCTATAGTGACATACCTTTTTATGTTAAATCTATCCAGGACAGCCATTTGAGGTTAATGAATGCTATTATCGGACATCTTTTGATTTCACCCGTACCTACTATAAATGTTTCAGGAATGTGCAGTGAATGGGGAATAGGTAAAGAAAAATTATATGATATTCTATATGTTATGGAACATTCGGAGCTGATTAACATTGTCCGGAAAAAAAATAAACACAACTATTCAAAAGGGTCAAAAATATTTTTATCTGACCCTTCTTGTTACCATTGTTTCAGAGGAGATATCGGAAATGTAAGAGAGGCCTTTTTTGTGTTGTCGATGAAGGAATTGTACGAGTTATACGCAAGTGATGATGAAAAAGAGTGTGATTATATTGTAAATAATAAAAAATTTGAAATCGGCGGCAGAAATAAAAAACGGAAAAATGCTGAGTATATCGTATCTGACGATTTAGACATTCCGTTGGGCAACAGACTGCCCCTCTGGATGGCAGGATTTCAGTATTGA
- a CDS encoding TolC family protein, translating into MKKLFVLIMLLAAVNTFALSLDKLKEKAIENRPVLQKYRLDTGISEENVRYQKGEFMPSADLGYQYNQLDEDAMFENSENSNLYISLSYNLFDGFRDKYNLKSAKEMKKVSLFELQSKQQDIKLDVAAAYLNVYRNQRYLEVRQNAFKLYKEKYEDAKLKYDVGVMKWSEVLKIKVEMDNAKQELLKAQAELDKSLNTLSRKVNAEIKIEDINFQLLETIPEFHKYDFYKGKMYAVRSELKALETVVQARQYSVGASKSSLYPKVDLSMRYSNSADSVNPYGDNEEDELRGQVNVSFNIFNGFQKYANINKAKLEMRKSKMDVMELKLDLKNQLQNVFEDKTVALKNLEVARTSLKEAEENLRVTEASFNEGIATSTDILDAIYYLSRAKYNVINARTQVFLNYFKLQRVIENL; encoded by the coding sequence ATGAAAAAATTATTTGTATTGATAATGTTACTGGCGGCGGTGAATACTTTTGCACTAAGTCTTGACAAACTGAAAGAGAAAGCGATTGAAAACAGGCCTGTTTTGCAGAAATACAGACTTGATACCGGAATATCTGAAGAAAATGTGAGATATCAAAAAGGTGAATTTATGCCTTCCGCCGATCTCGGCTATCAGTACAACCAGCTGGATGAAGACGCCATGTTTGAAAACAGTGAAAACAGCAACTTATACATTTCCTTAAGCTACAACCTTTTTGACGGTTTCAGGGACAAATATAACCTTAAGTCTGCAAAAGAAATGAAAAAGGTGAGTTTGTTTGAATTGCAGTCAAAACAACAGGATATAAAGCTTGATGTTGCCGCAGCTTATCTCAACGTTTACAGAAATCAGCGTTACCTTGAGGTTCGTCAAAATGCTTTTAAACTTTACAAAGAGAAATATGAGGACGCAAAGCTGAAGTACGATGTGGGCGTGATGAAATGGAGTGAAGTGTTGAAAATAAAAGTTGAAATGGATAATGCAAAGCAGGAGTTGCTGAAAGCACAGGCGGAACTGGATAAATCTCTTAACACATTGTCAAGAAAAGTTAATGCTGAAATAAAGATTGAGGATATCAACTTTCAATTATTGGAAACAATTCCTGAGTTTCATAAATATGATTTTTATAAGGGAAAAATGTACGCTGTCAGAAGTGAGTTGAAAGCACTTGAAACGGTTGTTCAGGCACGTCAGTACAGTGTGGGGGCTTCAAAAAGCTCTCTTTATCCCAAGGTTGATTTATCAATGAGGTACTCCAATTCTGCAGACTCCGTGAATCCTTATGGTGATAATGAAGAGGACGAGCTAAGGGGGCAGGTGAATGTAAGTTTTAATATATTTAACGGTTTTCAGAAATATGCGAATATTAATAAGGCAAAGCTTGAAATGAGAAAATCTAAAATGGATGTAATGGAATTGAAACTTGATCTTAAAAATCAGCTACAGAATGTTTTCGAAGATAAAACCGTCGCTTTAAAAAATCTTGAAGTTGCAAGAACCAGCCTCAAGGAAGCTGAGGAAAATCTGCGTGTAACTGAAGCTTCATTTAATGAGGGTATAGCCACTTCCACGGATATCCTGGATGCTATTTATTATCTTTCTCGTGCTAAATATAATGTGATAAATGCCAGAACACAGGTTTTTCTTAACTATTTTAAGCTGCAGAGGGTTATTGAAAATTTGTAG
- a CDS encoding efflux RND transporter permease subunit gives MNIIKFAINRPVTVIVGILLIVLFGLLSIGKLPVQLSPDIQLPKITVTTTWPGASPNEVEVEIVDKQEEKLKDLRGLQLMESSSYNSRSEITLTFDLNVPIDTAMVRVSNKLNEVSDYPDNANEPVIDASGAQGSPIIWMAIQSMPDNERHVDTYKTFFDDEVKPYFTRIEGVGNVMVFGGTASRLEITADTDKLARNSLSIPDVAGSVAVANNDVPAGIMGVGKNSYRIRTKSKFENSDAPNSVVLSSNGVNTVRVSDVAKTQMGYEPQLDSIMHNAKPTIVMGITKQKGSNVLEITKKVRQKVKRLNESILHEKGVNLKVVHEQTPYINTAIDTVKINIFIGGILALIVLILFLRSFRSTVTTAIALPVSAIGTFIFMNAFGRSLNVISLAGISFAVGMLVDNAIVVLENIDRHRKMGKSPFNACYDGTVEVWSAVFTSTATTVVVFLPIIFMQQEVGQLFKDIAIAITFAIILSYLVSVIAIPSIAHQFFKISKNKKGKDDVIGKFGMFFVNIIMFFSKRSLKNYFTRFATVISLTLVAVLTVYFLMPKAEYLPQGNQNLILNILVPPPGMSYEKKKEIGNTIYEKTAPYFKQDYKDGIPKIEEIFYIGADRITLFGATSVHETEAKKMIPLFNRVINEMPGMYGVSIQTGIFQNDISEGRTVKVDVMGNDLQQITGAARKLYGAISKAMPNAQIRPVPSLEISYPEANIVPQRKQLAANGFSERDLGVIVDSLMDGHKIGDYKPGGKKAIDMVVTGQEDKYNSPEKIMDSTVATRSGDLVKLSDLADLQYTKGVTQINHLERSRVISLEVTPPEDIPLQTAMDTIAQKIIQPMKEKGALSGLKTNLGGNADKLAIALQSLSGNFLLAVIIVYLLMAAIFENFFYPFIILFTVPLAAAGGFVGLKLANMFIAPQAFDVLTMLGFIILVGTVVNNAILIVYQTLNNMNNEGMAGLDAIIKSVETRIRPIFMSMMTTFFGMLPLVLAQGSGTELYRGIGSVLLGGLAISTVFTLFVIPSLLGIFIGHKKGKN, from the coding sequence ATGAATATTATCAAATTTGCTATAAACAGACCAGTTACGGTTATTGTCGGTATACTGCTTATCGTCCTTTTCGGTTTGTTGAGTATCGGCAAACTTCCTGTGCAGCTGAGCCCTGATATTCAGCTTCCGAAAATTACCGTTACCACCACATGGCCTGGGGCATCTCCGAATGAAGTGGAAGTTGAGATTGTAGATAAACAGGAAGAAAAACTGAAAGACCTTCGTGGTCTGCAGCTTATGGAAAGTTCCAGTTATAACAGCCGGAGTGAAATTACCCTTACGTTTGATCTTAATGTACCAATAGATACTGCGATGGTAAGGGTTTCCAATAAATTAAATGAAGTGTCCGATTATCCTGATAATGCAAATGAGCCTGTTATTGACGCTTCCGGAGCCCAGGGATCACCCATTATATGGATGGCTATTCAAAGTATGCCGGACAACGAAAGGCATGTGGATACGTATAAAACCTTTTTTGATGATGAGGTAAAACCCTATTTCACCAGGATCGAAGGCGTTGGTAATGTTATGGTGTTTGGCGGTACAGCAAGCCGTCTGGAGATTACCGCCGACACCGATAAACTTGCCAGAAACAGTCTGTCCATTCCTGACGTGGCTGGTAGTGTTGCTGTTGCTAACAATGATGTGCCGGCAGGAATTATGGGAGTGGGCAAAAACAGTTATCGTATAAGAACCAAGAGTAAGTTTGAAAATTCCGATGCCCCTAACAGTGTTGTTCTATCCAGCAACGGTGTAAATACGGTAAGAGTGAGTGATGTGGCTAAAACACAGATGGGATACGAACCACAGCTCGATTCTATTATGCATAATGCAAAGCCCACTATTGTCATGGGCATAACCAAACAAAAAGGCTCCAATGTCCTTGAGATTACAAAAAAGGTCAGACAGAAAGTTAAAAGACTTAATGAGTCGATTTTGCATGAGAAGGGAGTAAATCTTAAAGTTGTGCATGAGCAGACACCGTATATTAATACAGCTATCGACACAGTTAAAATAAATATTTTTATCGGCGGTATACTGGCACTCATAGTATTGATACTTTTTCTTAGAAGTTTCAGATCTACGGTTACCACAGCGATTGCACTGCCGGTTTCAGCCATAGGTACATTTATCTTTATGAATGCATTTGGACGATCGTTAAATGTTATCAGTCTCGCAGGTATTTCTTTTGCCGTTGGTATGCTTGTGGATAATGCCATTGTTGTACTGGAAAATATAGACAGACACAGAAAGATGGGCAAGAGTCCTTTTAATGCCTGTTATGACGGGACAGTGGAGGTTTGGAGTGCCGTATTTACTTCCACCGCTACAACGGTTGTTGTTTTTCTTCCCATTATTTTTATGCAACAGGAAGTGGGACAGCTTTTCAAAGACATAGCTATAGCGATTACCTTTGCCATTATTCTCAGCTACCTTGTTTCTGTGATAGCCATTCCTTCCATAGCGCATCAGTTCTTTAAAATTTCAAAGAATAAAAAGGGAAAAGATGATGTTATCGGAAAGTTCGGCATGTTTTTCGTGAATATCATCATGTTTTTCAGCAAGCGGTCGTTGAAAAACTATTTTACAAGGTTCGCAACTGTTATCAGCCTTACTCTTGTGGCAGTATTAACCGTTTACTTTCTCATGCCTAAGGCTGAATATCTGCCGCAGGGTAATCAGAATCTGATTCTTAATATACTTGTTCCGCCTCCGGGAATGTCATATGAAAAGAAAAAAGAGATAGGTAATACGATTTATGAGAAAACAGCGCCATATTTTAAGCAGGACTATAAAGACGGAATTCCCAAAATAGAGGAGATATTTTATATCGGTGCGGACAGGATAACTCTTTTCGGTGCTACAAGTGTTCACGAGACAGAAGCCAAAAAGATGATTCCGTTATTTAACAGAGTGATTAATGAAATGCCGGGAATGTATGGGGTGAGTATTCAGACCGGTATTTTCCAAAATGATATAAGTGAGGGTAGAACTGTCAAAGTGGATGTAATGGGTAATGATCTGCAGCAGATTACAGGTGCTGCAAGAAAGCTTTACGGAGCTATTTCTAAAGCGATGCCCAATGCGCAAATCAGACCTGTGCCTTCCCTTGAGATAAGTTACCCTGAAGCGAATATTGTTCCTCAAAGAAAACAGCTGGCCGCCAACGGTTTCAGTGAGCGTGATCTCGGTGTTATTGTAGACAGCCTGATGGACGGACATAAAATTGGTGATTATAAGCCGGGCGGTAAGAAAGCAATTGATATGGTTGTCACAGGTCAGGAAGACAAATACAATTCTCCGGAAAAAATTATGGACAGTACGGTTGCCACAAGAAGCGGTGATTTGGTAAAATTAAGCGATCTGGCCGATCTTCAATATACGAAAGGCGTGACACAGATTAATCACCTGGAGAGAAGCCGTGTTATTTCCTTGGAAGTTACGCCGCCGGAAGATATTCCTCTTCAAACGGCTATGGACACAATTGCTCAGAAAATAATACAGCCTATGAAAGAAAAAGGGGCACTTTCCGGGTTGAAAACCAATTTAGGTGGTAATGCAGATAAGCTGGCGATAGCATTGCAGTCCCTATCGGGGAATTTTCTGCTTGCCGTAATCATTGTCTATCTGCTGATGGCGGCGATATTTGAGAACTTCTTTTATCCTTTTATCATTCTTTTTACAGTACCTCTCGCTGCAGCAGGCGGTTTTGTCGGACTGAAACTTGCTAATATGTTTATTGCACCGCAGGCTTTTGATGTGCTGACAATGCTGGGCTTTATAATTCTTGTGGGTACTGTGGTTAACAATGCTATTTTGATTGTTTATCAGACACTCAATAACATGAATAATGAAGGTATGGCTGGTTTAGATGCTATTATAAAATCTGTTGAAACCCGAATCAGGCCGATTTTTATGAGTATGATGACAACATTTTTCGGTATGCTGCCTCTGGTTCTCGCACAGGGATCAGGGACGGAACTTTACAGAGGAATCGGAAGTGTCCTGCTGGGTGGTTTGGCAATATCGACAGTTTTTACACTGTTTGTCATTCCCTCACTGCTGGGCATTTTTATCGGACATAAGAAAGGGAAAAACTGA
- a CDS encoding efflux RND transporter periplasmic adaptor subunit, producing the protein MKRIFSLFLFCFFAVTAFAQEGQRAANVVVSTVKEKKIVETENKIGLVKYDTTTELSSEVSGLVEDTTFTEGEVVNKGDVLVRLNTDFLDKDIGMKKKEIEVLEMRIENVYRDLQRYEKLYKQNAASEKQYEDLLFEYKRMKKEKQAQELALQRLMLKKERSVIKAPYDGIILSKKVADGAWVAPGSTVCSIASTDDVIVQVPVNEKYVKFFKEGSEIFVNFTALDKNVTGTAAGLDPVADPKTKNVYLKINIPYFTKLPVNMTANVNLPVSEPQKLRIVSRDAVISNNGQNFVYTIKDGIAKILPINIVSYLGEMVGTDSKHIVPGMKVIVEGNSRLRPDQPVKVTGEK; encoded by the coding sequence ATGAAGAGAATCTTTAGTTTGTTTTTATTCTGTTTCTTTGCAGTAACGGCTTTTGCCCAGGAAGGTCAAAGGGCTGCCAATGTTGTTGTCAGCACTGTAAAGGAGAAGAAAATTGTAGAAACTGAAAATAAAATAGGGCTGGTCAAATACGATACCACGACTGAATTATCTTCTGAGGTTTCCGGCCTTGTTGAAGATACAACTTTTACCGAAGGTGAGGTTGTCAATAAAGGGGATGTGCTGGTTCGTCTTAATACCGATTTCCTTGATAAAGATATTGGTATGAAGAAAAAGGAAATCGAAGTTTTGGAAATGCGCATTGAAAATGTATACAGGGATTTGCAGCGGTATGAAAAACTTTATAAGCAGAACGCCGCCAGTGAAAAACAGTATGAAGATCTCCTTTTTGAATACAAGCGTATGAAAAAGGAAAAACAGGCTCAGGAACTTGCTTTGCAGCGCCTGATGCTGAAAAAGGAGAGAAGTGTGATTAAAGCGCCTTATGACGGTATTATTTTAAGTAAAAAGGTCGCTGACGGAGCATGGGTGGCTCCCGGAAGTACTGTTTGCAGCATTGCCTCAACGGATGATGTGATTGTACAGGTGCCGGTTAATGAAAAATATGTTAAGTTTTTTAAAGAAGGTTCGGAAATTTTTGTGAACTTTACTGCATTAGATAAAAATGTCACCGGAACGGCGGCAGGACTTGATCCGGTAGCCGATCCCAAGACAAAAAATGTCTATTTGAAAATTAACATCCCTTATTTTACAAAACTACCTGTCAATATGACGGCAAATGTAAATCTGCCGGTGAGTGAGCCACAAAAACTGCGAATCGTATCCCGCGACGCAGTTATCAGTAATAACGGTCAAAACTTTGTTTATACAATTAAGGACGGCATAGCCAAAATACTTCCGATAAACATTGTAAGTTATCTCGGAGAAATGGTGGGAACCGATTCAAAACATATTGTCCCGGGTATGAAAGTTATTGTAGAGGGCAATTCCAGACTCAGACCGGATCAACCGGTTAAGGTAACAGGGGAGAAGTAA
- a CDS encoding MarR family winged helix-turn-helix transcriptional regulator gives MTDENLLEKDISMTLAKVFFGMKKIFTKLWSEYDITPEQVGILTILWDEDGLSQHDIAKRSIKDAPSTARLISRLIDRGFVKCVTDRQDRRCTNVFLTEKGRKLEEPAKSIMPEYNSMIYNGISNKEKQELLGILQKMYNNIENIEVKDEENL, from the coding sequence ATGACTGATGAAAATTTGCTGGAAAAAGATATTTCTATGACTCTGGCCAAAGTTTTTTTCGGGATGAAAAAGATTTTTACAAAACTTTGGTCGGAATATGATATTACACCGGAGCAGGTGGGAATTCTCACCATTTTATGGGATGAAGACGGACTAAGTCAGCATGATATCGCAAAACGCAGTATAAAGGACGCTCCGAGTACGGCAAGGCTCATAAGCAGGCTCATTGACCGCGGTTTTGTCAAATGTGTGACTGACAGACAAGACCGCAGATGCACCAATGTGTTTTTAACTGAAAAAGGAAGAAAGCTGGAGGAGCCGGCCAAATCCATAATGCCTGAATACAACAGCATGATTTATAACGGTATTAGTAATAAGGAGAAGCAAGAACTTTTGGGGATTTTGCAAAAAATGTATAACAATATAGAAAATATTGAGGTGAAAGATGAAGAGAATCTTTAG
- a CDS encoding DUF6701 domain-containing protein, with the protein MNYSSNIKVQKDNKFFYSKIITLLIMTSLFIFLLPLASQAVELVNEQFTDNISGWNVSNIQRVYHVQYGNNGYMFISRNAWAEKTYSFGPNYANQNLDIKIYWWMFWGDSLDVTVNGVIYSFLSVIYPITITAQADVNGDFTIKLSPQTTSIWFPWGGFAFIDNITINGTPSGSDTLDHIQLEHDGVGLTCQPENITVKTCANDNCSLLYQSQTTFDLTSTGSATWVNGASKTLTAGIDTFKLSDFTAETTTIGAQNVNPAPTGSPQIKCLNTVTGLNSCDITFYDSGFIFNIPDNYSCKPQNNITIKAVRKDDQTQKCVPAFANKTIPVDFAYNYVNPASGTKAPSINNTSLNDTIDLTFDSYGASSFNFVYNDAGRIGISASFDNATVQAAGSDNVTLKPVGFNVYTSTPNSQAVNGANSSVFAKTGETFNVTAEAKCWESDSDTDLSNNPITPNYQNDNISLSHNLLEPAGGNPGNIGISSLDFTDGIASIDNQTFSEVGIINFDLTDNDYLGAGTITGTSQNIGRFIPDHFKITSKTTGDLANQCSNSFTYTGQKTNYLVNPGFIITAQNNDNNTTQNYKSNFFKLETSGIDITTPTTDANQRGEDGVNKVNVSVERDDVSLNPNNDGTATYTFGNDNITYVRDNNSQIAPFDALINFKINSIVDNDSVSTVNLPDNISASGTEIRYGRMDILDNYGPETEPLNLNVKTEYWDGDSWELNDNDSCTQLIDSDFSLYNYTVNLSSGETVIDATSVNGINSGIGSFTLTAPGENNNGSVDINLINYPYLLDNETTGTATFGIYRGRDSIIEWKEVPAK; encoded by the coding sequence ATGAATTATAGCTCCAATATTAAAGTTCAAAAAGATAACAAATTTTTCTATTCAAAAATTATAACTTTGCTAATCATGACTTCTTTATTCATTTTTCTTCTCCCATTGGCCTCTCAAGCAGTTGAGCTGGTAAATGAACAATTTACGGACAATATAAGCGGTTGGAATGTATCTAATATTCAAAGAGTTTATCATGTACAATACGGTAATAATGGTTATATGTTTATAAGTCGCAATGCTTGGGCTGAAAAAACATATAGTTTCGGACCAAATTATGCAAATCAGAATTTAGATATTAAAATATATTGGTGGATGTTTTGGGGAGATTCTTTGGATGTAACGGTTAATGGTGTCATATATAGTTTTCTTAGTGTGATCTATCCAATTACCATTACAGCCCAAGCAGATGTAAATGGTGATTTCACAATTAAACTTTCTCCCCAAACAACCTCAATCTGGTTTCCTTGGGGGGGATTTGCATTTATTGATAACATTACCATAAATGGCACACCAAGCGGTAGTGATACTCTTGATCATATTCAACTGGAGCATGACGGAGTAGGTTTAACCTGCCAGCCTGAAAATATTACCGTAAAAACCTGCGCTAATGATAACTGCTCCTTACTATATCAAAGCCAAACAACATTCGATCTCACATCAACTGGCAGTGCTACGTGGGTAAATGGAGCATCAAAAACCTTAACAGCAGGAATCGATACTTTCAAACTCAGTGATTTTACTGCAGAAACAACAACCATCGGAGCACAAAATGTCAACCCCGCTCCTACAGGGTCACCTCAAATAAAGTGCTTAAATACTGTCACAGGTTTAAATTCATGTGATATTACTTTTTATGATTCAGGATTTATTTTTAATATACCGGATAATTATTCATGCAAACCTCAAAACAACATCACTATTAAAGCCGTAAGAAAGGATGACCAGACTCAAAAATGTGTTCCTGCATTTGCTAATAAAACTATCCCGGTTGATTTCGCATATAACTATGTTAATCCTGCCAGTGGAACAAAAGCACCATCAATAAACAATACTTCTTTAAACGATACAATAGATTTGACATTTGACAGCTATGGGGCATCATCTTTTAATTTTGTATATAACGATGCCGGACGGATAGGTATATCTGCCTCTTTTGACAACGCCACGGTGCAGGCAGCCGGAAGTGACAATGTAACTTTGAAGCCGGTCGGTTTTAACGTCTACACCTCAACACCGAATTCACAAGCTGTAAATGGTGCAAACAGCTCAGTATTTGCAAAAACCGGTGAAACATTTAACGTAACAGCAGAAGCTAAATGCTGGGAAAGCGATTCTGATACAGACTTATCAAATAATCCTATCACTCCAAACTATCAAAATGATAATATTAGCTTATCACATAACTTGTTAGAACCTGCCGGTGGCAATCCCGGAAATATCGGAATATCTTCACTGGACTTTACGGATGGCATTGCATCTATCGATAACCAAACATTCAGCGAAGTAGGAATAATAAATTTTGATCTGACGGACAACGATTACCTTGGCGCAGGAACAATAACCGGAACAAGTCAAAATATTGGCAGGTTCATACCGGATCATTTTAAAATCACATCGAAAACAACCGGAGACTTAGCTAACCAATGTAGTAACAGTTTCACTTACACAGGGCAAAAAACGAATTATCTTGTTAACCCTGGGTTTATCATTACAGCTCAAAACAACGATAACAACACCACCCAAAACTACAAAAGCAATTTCTTCAAACTTGAAACATCAGGAATCGATATAACAACTCCGACAACAGACGCTAATCAGCGGGGGGAAGATGGAGTAAATAAAGTCAATGTAAGTGTTGAAAGGGATGATGTATCTTTAAATCCTAATAATGACGGAACCGCCACATACACCTTCGGCAATGACAATATCACATATGTAAGAGATAACAATTCTCAAATTGCACCGTTTGATGCTTTAATAAATTTTAAAATAAACAGTATAGTTGACAACGATAGCGTTTCCACTGTTAATTTACCGGATAACATATCAGCAAGCGGCACAGAAATCAGGTACGGCCGAATGGACATACTTGATAATTACGGTCCGGAAACTGAGCCTTTAAATTTGAATGTAAAAACAGAATACTGGGACGGGGATTCCTGGGAACTAAATGATAATGACAGCTGTACTCAGCTAATTGACAGTGATTTTTCTCTGTATAATTATACGGTAAATTTAAGTTCAGGGGAAACAGTCATTGATGCCACCAGTGTCAATGGAATTAATTCCGGGATTGGCAGCTTTACACTGACAGCTCCAGGTGAAAACAATAATGGCTCTGTTGACATCAACCTTATCAACTACCCGTATCTACTGGATAACGAAACAACTGGTACCGCAACTTTCGGAATATATCGCGGCAGGGATAGTATAATAGAGTGGAAGGAAGTGCCGGCGAAATGA
- a CDS encoding four helix bundle protein — protein sequence MGRSWKDLIVWQKSHELVLYIYGVLEDFPKEEKYVLASQIKRAAISIPTNIVEGHSKNSNKEFLKFLYISRGSLEEVKYLLILSRDLNYISEEIYQKLEEKLSKIGMLLNNLIKSVDSRTTSTTPNTNTTRTTRTTHNTPKTKGFTLIELVIIIILVGIVAMVVAPKITTSDIEKNAEVVRLMSDIRYVQHKSMVSGGGKGIQFTSNGYKFIKIKDKENVSGLSAITPPSQNPLYFDYLGRPDTDNISTNDNIVTNKITITIGGKNIYIAPYAGGVYE from the coding sequence ATGGGTAGAAGCTGGAAGGATTTAATTGTGTGGCAGAAAAGTCACGAACTGGTATTATATATTTATGGGGTTCTGGAAGACTTCCCCAAAGAGGAAAAGTACGTCTTAGCATCACAGATTAAACGAGCTGCTATCTCTATTCCTACAAATATAGTTGAGGGGCATTCAAAGAACAGTAACAAGGAATTTTTGAAATTTTTGTACATTTCCAGAGGTTCCCTGGAGGAAGTTAAATATTTACTGATACTCTCCAGAGATTTAAACTACATTTCCGAAGAAATATATCAGAAACTTGAAGAAAAATTGTCAAAAATCGGCATGCTTCTAAATAATCTCATCAAATCCGTCGACTCCCGTACCACCTCTACTACCCCTAATACCAATACTACCCGTACTACCCGTACTACCCATAATACCCCTAAAACCAAAGGTTTTACATTGATTGAACTTGTTATCATTATCATTCTCGTTGGTATAGTTGCAATGGTAGTGGCACCTAAAATTACTACTTCAGATATTGAAAAAAATGCGGAAGTTGTCCGGCTGATGTCCGATATCCGATATGTGCAGCACAAATCAATGGTGTCAGGCGGAGGAAAAGGAATACAATTTACTTCGAACGGTTATAAATTTATTAAAATTAAGGACAAAGAAAATGTAAGCGGTCTTTCTGCTATAACTCCGCCCTCACAAAACCCGCTTTACTTTGATTATTTGGGCAGGCCCGACACTGACAATATTTCGACCAATGACAATATTGTCACAAATAAAATCACAATAACCATCGGCGGGAAAAATATTTATATAGCTCCCTATGCAGGCGGGGTCTATGAATAA
- a CDS encoding prepilin-type N-terminal cleavage/methylation domain-containing protein: protein MNKGFTLIEIIIFIVVFSIGVMGIMMLFFNTLGKTSDPTLRLRGVQVAEAVMEEIKGKKWDESTPNGGGDNQSIPYICTEEPIDQEEKFDDVDDYVKDSNCNANTKIYSGYTSSDFGFDNLTSGFDISIKVGFADNSTGVYDFVNSQTNFKLIEVTVTKGALNETYTLRMLKGNF from the coding sequence ATGAATAAAGGGTTCACTTTAATTGAGATAATTATTTTTATAGTTGTTTTTTCCATAGGTGTTATGGGAATAATGATGTTATTTTTTAACACACTCGGCAAAACATCCGATCCTACTTTGAGGCTTAGAGGAGTGCAGGTTGCCGAAGCCGTAATGGAGGAAATAAAGGGTAAAAAATGGGATGAATCCACTCCAAACGGCGGCGGCGATAATCAAAGTATTCCTTATATTTGCACAGAAGAACCGATTGATCAGGAAGAAAAATTTGATGATGTAGACGATTATGTAAAAGACAGTAATTGTAATGCAAACACAAAAATTTATTCTGGCTATACCAGCTCTGATTTCGGTTTTGACAATCTGACCAGCGGTTTTGACATTTCTATAAAAGTCGGCTTTGCAGATAATTCTACAGGTGTTTATGATTTTGTTAACAGTCAAACCAATTTTAAATTAATAGAGGTCACAGTCACCAAAGGCGCATTGAATGAAACCTATACACTGAGAATGTTAAAGGGAAATTTTTAG